From a single Candidatus Latescibacterota bacterium genomic region:
- a CDS encoding FHA domain-containing protein: MSEIELVILGEDEQREITLVPEGMTIGRGENCDIVLNGKMISRLHARIFQDPFGRWIIKDMNSRHGVFVDEQKVKSQVVKSNQEISIGSFLLTLWEPVDRALISSKYARAAIRVKDEGDGEHFVSFGDKETPILSPDLAKHLNEFTVGLRELRNPPELYTEACLRLSGMLNAFVAIVRVPDRSRPIPERPDILVCYWSGTETETKLTLSRRVLEAVRTEDTLVMTSSSHSSGGNAEPADVPRPHFVFGARVNEMDDYVDLFYLDITELESPKEMFCFIEAAVRQIDNTQKKLFCKDLHKKRQELRESKAQLKENDRIMDEYISRVTHDIKGHLAAIQSCLFVASSEKSGPLTEKQADFLNRAVKRNEKLTAFVRELLNLTLVKLCGQMDRNEFSLPDSIAVVFETVGHKAEEKSITLTRNVDSSVRNMTGNEFSIREMMVNLLFNAIKYTPAGKTVHLEVIVQEDSVRLDFSDTGIGIPEDEVERVFDEFFRGTNAKEKVSDGTGLGLSIVKQIVERHGGDISVKSIEGKGSTFTVILPVCW, translated from the coding sequence ATGTCCGAAATAGAACTTGTCATTTTGGGAGAAGATGAGCAGAGGGAGATTACTCTTGTACCTGAAGGCATGACTATTGGTCGTGGTGAGAACTGCGACATTGTGCTGAATGGCAAAATGATATCGAGGCTTCACGCAAGGATCTTTCAAGATCCATTCGGCCGGTGGATCATCAAGGACATGAACAGCAGGCACGGAGTGTTCGTCGATGAGCAGAAGGTCAAATCGCAAGTTGTGAAATCCAACCAGGAAATATCTATCGGCTCTTTTCTTCTGACGTTGTGGGAGCCGGTCGATCGGGCGCTGATTTCAAGTAAGTATGCTCGGGCGGCTATCAGGGTAAAGGATGAAGGAGATGGTGAGCATTTCGTTTCTTTCGGGGACAAGGAAACTCCGATCCTTTCCCCGGATCTCGCGAAGCATCTGAACGAATTTACGGTGGGCCTGCGTGAATTACGCAATCCCCCGGAGCTATACACCGAGGCCTGTCTGCGTCTTTCCGGGATGTTAAATGCCTTTGTCGCGATAGTACGGGTGCCTGACAGATCAAGGCCGATTCCTGAGAGGCCGGATATACTCGTATGTTATTGGAGTGGGACCGAGACTGAGACGAAACTGACCCTTTCGCGGCGCGTACTCGAAGCGGTGAGGACAGAAGATACACTGGTGATGACGAGTAGTTCGCATTCCTCCGGTGGGAATGCCGAGCCAGCCGACGTTCCGAGACCCCATTTCGTATTCGGGGCACGGGTGAACGAGATGGACGACTATGTCGATCTGTTTTATCTGGACATCACGGAACTTGAATCGCCGAAGGAGATGTTCTGTTTTATCGAAGCAGCGGTGCGGCAGATCGATAATACGCAAAAGAAGCTTTTTTGTAAGGATCTGCATAAGAAAAGGCAGGAACTCAGGGAGTCCAAAGCACAACTGAAGGAAAATGACCGGATAATGGATGAATATATATCCCGCGTCACCCACGACATCAAGGGTCACCTGGCTGCGATCCAGAGCTGCCTCTTTGTGGCTTCCAGCGAGAAATCGGGACCCCTGACCGAAAAGCAGGCCGATTTTTTGAATAGAGCGGTGAAACGAAATGAAAAACTAACTGCATTTGTGAGAGAACTGCTCAACCTGACTCTGGTGAAGCTGTGTGGGCAGATGGACAGGAACGAATTTTCTCTCCCCGATTCCATCGCCGTTGTATTTGAGACAGTCGGCCATAAAGCAGAGGAGAAGTCGATCACCCTGACACGCAATGTCGATTCGTCCGTCCGGAATATGACCGGGAACGAGTTCTCCATCAGAGAGATGATGGTCAACCTTCTCTTCAATGCGATAAAGTACACACCGGCGGGAAAGACTGTCCATCTGGAGGTGATAGTACAGGAAGACAGCGTGAGGCTCGATTTTTCTGATACAGGTATAGGCATCCCCGAAGATGAAGTCGAGCGTGTGTTTGACGAGTTTTTCAGGGGCACTAACGCGAAGGAAAAAGTCAGCGATGGAACGGGGCTGGGCCTTTCGATAGTAAAGCAGATCGTGGAGAGGCATGGCGGTGATATATCGGTGAAAAGCATTGAAGGCAAAGGGTCTACTTTCACAGTCATCCTGCCGGTCTGTTGGTGA